GGTCGTGGAATTCCCGTAGAAATGCACCCGACGGAAAATAAAAGTTCTTTGGAAATTGCATTGACCCAACTGCATGCGGGAGGCAAATTCGATAAGAATTCCTACAAGGTTTCGGGTGGTCTCCATGGTGTCGGTGTTTCCTGTGTCAACGCCTTGTCCGATTGGATGGAAGTCCTCGTTTACCGTAATGATGCAGTTTTCAGCCAGGTGTATAGCAAGGGGATTCCCCAGCACGAAGTGAAAAAAATTGGCGATTCCGACCGAACCGGTACCGTCGTGAGGTTTTCCCCTGATTACACAATCATGGAACCGAATTCCTTCAGCTATGAAGTGCTGGTAAATCGCTTCAGGGAGCTTTCTTTCCTGAATAAGGGCATTACCATTGCCATCACAGACCGCAGGGGGCCCTCGCTTAAAGTCCAGAGTTTCCATTCCGAAGGTGGAATAAGTCATTTTGTCAGTTATCTGAACGAATTCAAGAAAGTCTTGGTCGACCCTCCGATTTCTATCGAGGGGGAGAAAGAAAACATCAGGGTTGAGATTGCCTTGCAATACAACGACAAATATGATGAAAAAGTACTTTCGTATGTAAACAACATCAATACCCGTGAAGGTGGTACCCACCTTTCCGGATTCAGAAGTGGTCTTGCCAGGGTTATCAATACCCAGTTGCAGAAAAATGTCAAATTGCTAAAGAAATACGGGGAGAAACTTGAACAGAGTGATATTTCCGAGGGACTGACCGCAGTTGTCTCGGTAAAGATCCCTGAACCACAATTTGAAGGCCAGACCAAGATGAAGCTCGGAAATTCCTCGGTTGCCGGACTTGTCCAATCTTTGGTCTATGAGAAGCTCGGCAATTACTTTGATGAGTTTCCTTCTTCTGCAGAGGTTATCCTTGAAAAGATAATCGGGGCTGCCCTCGGGCGCGTTGCTGCCCGTAAGGCCAGGGAACAGATCAGGAAAAAGAACGAAGGTGGCGGGCTTCCCGGAAAGCTTGCTGACTGCTCGGAGAAAGACCCTGCCAAGTGTGAGGTCTTCATCGTGGAAGGTGACTCAGCAGGCGGTTCTGCAAAACAAGGTCGTGACCGTAAGTTCCAGGCTATCCTCGCCCTTTGGGGAAAAATGCTCAATGTCGAAAAAGCCCAGGAATATAAGGTCCTCGGAAATGATAAGCTCCAACCGGTTATCGCCACTATCGGAGCCGGGTTGACCAGATATAACAATATGGCAGGTGATGGTGAAAATTCCATTACGTTTGACATTACGAAAGTCAGGTACCATAAAGTAATTATCATGGCTGATGCTGATGTTGACGGTTCCCATATCAGGACCTTGCTTCTGACCTTCTTTTTCAGGTATATGCGGCCGCTTATTGAGGCTGGGTATGTCTACTTTGCAATGCCGCCGCTCTATAAGATAACCTTTGGGAAGCGTGTAGAATATGCCTATGACGAAGAAGCCCGGGTCAGGATTTTGGCAGAAAACAACGTTACCGATTCTTCTAAGGTTCCCATCCAGCGTTACAAAGGTCTCGGTGAAATGAACCCTGAACAGTTATGGGAGACAACCATGAACCCCGATACTCGCAGGATCAGCAAGATTCACCTTGAGGATGCCGAGGAGGCAGACAGGGTTTTCTCCATGCTGATGGGTGAAGAAGTTGAGCCCCGTAGGGCTTTCATTGACGCTAATGCCGTTTATGTGTCGAATCTGGATGTATAGGAAAGGATAGTACCGTGGAAGAACCAAACGAAAGCAGAATAATTACGGTAGACGTATCGAACGAGATGCGTACTTCGTATCTAAACTATGCTATGTCCGTAATAGTGAGCCGTGCTTTGCCTGATGTTCGTGACGGCTTGAAGCCTGTTCACAGAAGAATTCTCTTTGATATGTATGAAATGGGCCTCAGGGCGAACACCAGTTACAAGAAGTGTGCCCGTATCGTAGGTGACGTTTTAGGTAAGTATCACCCGCATGGTGATGCTTCGGTCTATGACGCCCTTGTGCGCCTTGCCCAGGATTTTTCCCTCAGGTACCCAGTGGTAAACCCCCAGGGGAACTTCGGTTCCATCGACGGCGACCCTGCAGCAGCAATGCGATATACCGAAGCCAAGATGAGTAGGATTGGCGAGGAGATGATGTTCGACATACAGAAAGAAACTGTCGATTTTGGGCCCAACTATGATGACTCCCTCCAAGAGCCCACAGTGTTGCCTGCATCCTTTCCTTTCCTGCTGGCAAACGGAAGCAGTGGTATTGCAGTCGGCATGGCCACCAATATGGCTCCCCACAATCTGCAGGAGATCTGTGACGCAATCTGTGCAGTCATTGAGAATCCGGATATCACCATTGATGAATTGATGGAATATATTAAAGGCCCTGACTTCCCTTCGGGGGCAATTATCTGTGGCATGAAAGGGATCAAGGATGCCTTCACCACCGGTAGAGGTAAGATTGTCATGCGTTCCTGTTATGAGATCGAAACCCACGACAGGGGACATGACCAGCTGGTGTTTACCGAGATTCCGTATCAGGTAAACAAGGCCGACCTTGTCAAGAAAATCGACGACTTGCGAAAAGATGGGGCAATCCCCTCCATTTCGACGGTCCGCGACGAATCTGACCGCAAGGGTATCCGCATTGTCATTGAGTTGAAGATGGGGTCCGAACCTATGGTCACGCTCAACCAGCTTTTCGCCAGAACGGCCTTGCAGACCAATTTCAACGTAAACAGCCTTGCCTTGGTAGATGGGAGACCCCGGTTGCTCACACTCAAGGAAATGCTTGTTTACTATATTCGCCATAGGGAAGAGGTTGTCACCAGGCGTGCCAGATATGATCTGAGAAAAGCCCAGGAACGGGCCCATATTCTCAGAGGGTTGAAGATCGGCCTGGATAATATCGATGAAGTAATCAGGATTATCAAAGAATCCAATGACAATACTGTTGCCGCTGAACATTTAATGGGTCGCTTTGGCCTCGATTTGTTGCAGGCGCAGGCGATAATCGATATGAAACTGGGAAGGCTTTCCCATCTTGAGACATCAAAAATCCTTGAGGAGTTGGGAGATCTCGAACAGAAGATTGCCTATTACCAGGATTTGCTTTCCGATGAGAAAAAAATTCTCAAGGTTGTGGAATCAGAGACCAGGGCAATGCCCGGCAGCCTTGCACCGAAAGACCACAGGCTTACGAAAATCCTGCGGGAGGAAATCGGACAGAGCACCCTTGAGGATTTCATCAAGGACGAGGAAGTTGTTGTCTTGATAAGCAACAAAGGTTTTGCCAAGAGAATCCCTTCTGAGGAATATGAAGCCCATGGGCGTGCCGGCAAGGGGACGAGGACTACAAAGCTTCAGGATGGAGATTTTGTAGACCATATGTTTGTTGCCTCGACCCATGAGTATGTCATGTTCGTCACTAATGCGGGCAAGGCTTACTATACCAAGGTGTTCGAGATTCCTGAGGCTTCGAAGACAGCCAAGGGAACCAGTATCAAAAATATTCTCCAGGTGGATACCACTGAGAAAATCACTTCGATTATCAGTTTCAAGGAATTCAGCGAAGACACCTATCTTATGATGGCTACCCGCCATGGGGTTATCAAGAAAGTATCTTTGAATAATTTCCGCAATGCAAAGACAAGGGGAATCATTGCCCTGAATCTTGATGAGGGTGATGAGCTCTTGCAGTGTGAGTTTGTCCAGGAAGGCGATGAGGTTATGCTGATCACCAAGAATGGCCAGGGGCTTCGGTTCTCCCAGAGTGATGTAAGGGCCATGGGGCGCGCATCTCACGGAGTCAGAGGCATAAGGCTGCTGGGCAAGGATGAGGTTGCTGGGCTTTTGAAAGTCGATTTTAACAAGCGGATTCTGATGGTTACCGAAAATGGCCAGGGAAAGCAAGTCACCTTTGACAGTTTCTCTGTACATGGGCGTGGGACACAGGGTCAGAAAATCTATCGCATCGGTGGAAAAGCATCCTGTATCGTCGGAGCTTTGGCAGTCAATGATGAAAACGATGTAGTATGTGTGACTCTGATGGGACAGACACTGAGGATTCATGTCAACCACATTTCCATCCAGGGAAGGAATGCCAGCGGCGTGAAAGTCGTAACGATGAAATCTGCAAAGGATTGTATCGTCGCAATTGCATCGACTTCCGGGGAAGATGATGATAACCCTGAGGATGTAGAAAAGGCCTTCGAGACTGATTCCATTCCAGGTGTTGTAGAGGAAATTGATTCCACTCCAGAAACCGAATAAAAGGTTTTTCAAGACAAGTAATGGCCATCCGGGATTATTCCGGATGGTTTTTTATACGATTTTCAAGTAAGAAAATCTCACATTAATCTGTATTGATGTATAGAAACACCAGTTAAAAACATGCATCTGGAGCTTTCAAATGAGGTTTTTCAGGGATAAAGGAAATCTTTGAAATGTTTGGCGAAAAACCAACCAGAATGAGATAGGGGAGCTTTTTCAGAACCTTTTGAGAAGTGTTTCCATGAGTCTGCAAGGACAAAAAAAATACGTTTCACGTGAAACAGTACTCTCCGTGAAACGTAAAGATAAAACAACAGATAGATCTAAAGATCAGTATTGTTGACAACCGTAAGTTTGGGGTCGACGAAGTTTCTGAGATATCGTTCAACACCGTTTTTCAAGGTCATCTGGGACATCGGGCAGCCTGCGCATGCGCCTTTCAGACGGACCGTAACGTCATTGCCGACCAAGCTGATGAATTCAATATCGCCTCCGTCATTCTGCAAAGAGGGTCTGATATCCTCTATTGCCTTTTTGACTTTTTCTTCCATAACTTTCCTCCATAGGGTAATTTGAAGATACAATAGAGAGACTTAAGGGTCAAGGAGTAAACCTTTTTAGGTGACAATTGCTTTTGTTTTCCGTATAGTAGATATATGAGTGTGAAGAAGATCATATTCCTTAATCAGAAAGGCGGTGTGGGGAAAACCACAACAGCAGTAAACCTTGGCTCATCATTGGCTCAAATGGGAAACAAAGTCCTTTTGGTTGACCTGGACGCGCAAGGAAATCTCACTAGCGCAGTCTCGGGAGACAATAGGATAAACGGAACCTATGAGGTAATCGTGGGACAATGTCCTGCTACGGAGGCTTGCCAGAAGACCTCAATACAGAATTTGTATGTCATGGGTGCAAATATCAATATGGCAGGCTTGAATATCGAACTGGTTGACCAGGAAATGAGGGAGTCTTTTCTTAAGAAGGCTTTAGCCCCCCTTGAGGATCAATGGGACTATATCCTTGCGGATTGCCCCCCTTCCCT
The sequence above is a segment of the Sphaerochaeta pleomorpha str. Grapes genome. Coding sequences within it:
- the gyrB gene encoding DNA topoisomerase (ATP-hydrolyzing) subunit B, with the protein product MSEGSFANESFQPPLHHSAVSADGSPNTYSAGSIQVLKGLEAVRKRPGMYIGSTGIDGLHHLVYEVVDNSIDEAMAGYCTDIQVFLDLNEQGKEVCTVEDNGRGIPVEMHPTENKSSLEIALTQLHAGGKFDKNSYKVSGGLHGVGVSCVNALSDWMEVLVYRNDAVFSQVYSKGIPQHEVKKIGDSDRTGTVVRFSPDYTIMEPNSFSYEVLVNRFRELSFLNKGITIAITDRRGPSLKVQSFHSEGGISHFVSYLNEFKKVLVDPPISIEGEKENIRVEIALQYNDKYDEKVLSYVNNINTREGGTHLSGFRSGLARVINTQLQKNVKLLKKYGEKLEQSDISEGLTAVVSVKIPEPQFEGQTKMKLGNSSVAGLVQSLVYEKLGNYFDEFPSSAEVILEKIIGAALGRVAARKAREQIRKKNEGGGLPGKLADCSEKDPAKCEVFIVEGDSAGGSAKQGRDRKFQAILALWGKMLNVEKAQEYKVLGNDKLQPVIATIGAGLTRYNNMAGDGENSITFDITKVRYHKVIIMADADVDGSHIRTLLLTFFFRYMRPLIEAGYVYFAMPPLYKITFGKRVEYAYDEEARVRILAENNVTDSSKVPIQRYKGLGEMNPEQLWETTMNPDTRRISKIHLEDAEEADRVFSMLMGEEVEPRRAFIDANAVYVSNLDV
- the gyrA gene encoding DNA topoisomerase (ATP-hydrolyzing) subunit A, with translation MRTSYLNYAMSVIVSRALPDVRDGLKPVHRRILFDMYEMGLRANTSYKKCARIVGDVLGKYHPHGDASVYDALVRLAQDFSLRYPVVNPQGNFGSIDGDPAAAMRYTEAKMSRIGEEMMFDIQKETVDFGPNYDDSLQEPTVLPASFPFLLANGSSGIAVGMATNMAPHNLQEICDAICAVIENPDITIDELMEYIKGPDFPSGAIICGMKGIKDAFTTGRGKIVMRSCYEIETHDRGHDQLVFTEIPYQVNKADLVKKIDDLRKDGAIPSISTVRDESDRKGIRIVIELKMGSEPMVTLNQLFARTALQTNFNVNSLALVDGRPRLLTLKEMLVYYIRHREEVVTRRARYDLRKAQERAHILRGLKIGLDNIDEVIRIIKESNDNTVAAEHLMGRFGLDLLQAQAIIDMKLGRLSHLETSKILEELGDLEQKIAYYQDLLSDEKKILKVVESETRAMPGSLAPKDHRLTKILREEIGQSTLEDFIKDEEVVVLISNKGFAKRIPSEEYEAHGRAGKGTRTTKLQDGDFVDHMFVASTHEYVMFVTNAGKAYYTKVFEIPEASKTAKGTSIKNILQVDTTEKITSIISFKEFSEDTYLMMATRHGVIKKVSLNNFRNAKTRGIIALNLDEGDELLQCEFVQEGDEVMLITKNGQGLRFSQSDVRAMGRASHGVRGIRLLGKDEVAGLLKVDFNKRILMVTENGQGKQVTFDSFSVHGRGTQGQKIYRIGGKASCIVGALAVNDENDVVCVTLMGQTLRIHVNHISIQGRNASGVKVVTMKSAKDCIVAIASTSGEDDDNPEDVEKAFETDSIPGVVEEIDSTPETE
- a CDS encoding NifU family protein, giving the protein MEEKVKKAIEDIRPSLQNDGGDIEFISLVGNDVTVRLKGACAGCPMSQMTLKNGVERYLRNFVDPKLTVVNNTDL
- a CDS encoding ParA family protein — its product is MSVKKIIFLNQKGGVGKTTTAVNLGSSLAQMGNKVLLVDLDAQGNLTSAVSGDNRINGTYEVIVGQCPATEACQKTSIQNLYVMGANINMAGLNIELVDQEMRESFLKKALAPLEDQWDYILADCPPSLGLVTMNAMCWAQYVIIPMQCEYFAMEGLNLLMRTISNIKKSLNPSLQVLGILFTMYVKRTKLANDVVEDISSYFSSLVFSTLIPRNVRIAEAPSHGLPINVYDMQCSGAKAYQKLAQEVVKRVAKFE